One part of the Chryseobacterium mulctrae genome encodes these proteins:
- a CDS encoding zinc ribbon domain-containing protein, translating into MANLTDISVEEKLRALYDLQIIDSRLDEIRNTRGELPIEVEDLEIEIEGLETRAEKFHADIKEQNDQINTKNEVINHAKTLIDKYKSQQDSVRNNKEFEALGKEIEYQELEIQLSEKRIKEYGAKIAHKEETLNELTTKINDLKNHLKFKKEELEGLVSETQKEEEYLLEKSKEFAAKIDERLLASYHRIRTSSSTGLAVVGLERGAPKGSFFTIPPQKQMEIAQRKKIIIDEHSGKILVDDELVMEENEKMKSVIKF; encoded by the coding sequence ATGGCAAATTTAACAGATATTTCAGTTGAAGAAAAATTAAGAGCTTTATATGATTTACAGATCATAGATTCAAGATTAGACGAGATTCGTAACACAAGAGGAGAATTGCCAATCGAAGTTGAAGATCTTGAAATTGAAATTGAGGGTCTTGAGACAAGAGCTGAAAAATTTCATGCAGATATTAAAGAGCAGAACGATCAAATCAATACTAAAAATGAAGTGATCAATCATGCAAAAACACTTATTGATAAATACAAATCTCAACAGGATAGCGTAAGAAACAATAAAGAATTTGAAGCTTTAGGAAAGGAGATAGAATATCAGGAACTTGAAATTCAGCTTTCTGAAAAAAGAATCAAAGAATATGGAGCTAAAATTGCTCATAAAGAAGAAACTTTGAATGAGTTGACTACAAAAATCAACGATTTGAAGAATCACCTTAAATTCAAAAAAGAAGAATTGGAAGGTCTTGTTTCTGAAACTCAGAAAGAAGAAGAATATCTTCTTGAAAAGTCTAAAGAATTTGCTGCTAAAATCGACGAAAGATTGTTGGCTTCTTATCACAGAATCAGAACAAGCTCTTCTACAGGTTTAGCGGTTGTAGGTCTTGAAAGAGGTGCTCCGAAAGGATCATTCTTTACAATCCCTCCTCAAAAGCAAATGGAAATTGCTCAGAGAAAGAAAATCATTATTGATGAGCATTCAGGAAAAATTCTTGTAGATGACGAATTGGTAATGGAAGAAAACGAAAAAATGAAATCTGTAATTAAATTCTAA
- a CDS encoding Nif3-like dinuclear metal center hexameric protein: MTIKEVISIIEKQIAMPQAEDFDNVGLLCGLPSRNVSGVLVCHDALESVIDEAIAKNCNLVVCFHPIIFSGLKSLTGKNYVERAVLKAIENKVAIYAIHTAFDNDYSGVNAGICNALGLKNLKILQPKKNNLKQLNIYVPSDYSEQLKEALFSAGAGNIGFYDECSFKTEGNGTFRPIEGSNPFLGQQNVRENADENMISVIFEGYKQHQIIAAMKEVHPYEEVAHQIYSLDNENQYSGLGMYGEFDQEMDEKDFLRFIKGKFNVEVIKHSDFTGKKIKTVGVLGGSGASGIKSALAKKCDAYITGDLKYHDYFQAESKILLCDVGHYESEQWVAQQLFEILSQKISTFAILNSSEKTNPVNYFL, from the coding sequence ATGACAATTAAAGAAGTAATTTCTATTATAGAAAAACAGATTGCAATGCCACAGGCGGAAGATTTTGATAATGTAGGACTTCTGTGCGGATTACCTAGCCGTAATGTAAGCGGAGTTTTAGTTTGTCATGATGCTTTAGAAAGTGTGATTGATGAAGCGATTGCCAAAAATTGTAATCTTGTGGTGTGTTTTCATCCTATCATTTTTTCAGGTTTAAAATCTCTTACCGGCAAAAATTATGTTGAAAGAGCGGTTTTAAAAGCAATTGAAAATAAAGTTGCTATTTATGCTATTCACACCGCTTTTGATAATGATTATTCTGGAGTAAATGCAGGAATTTGCAATGCTTTAGGTTTAAAAAATTTAAAGATACTTCAACCGAAGAAAAATAATTTAAAGCAGTTAAATATTTATGTTCCCAGTGATTATTCTGAACAGTTGAAAGAAGCTCTTTTTTCGGCAGGAGCCGGAAACATCGGTTTTTATGATGAATGTAGTTTTAAAACCGAAGGAAACGGTACTTTCAGACCGATTGAAGGTTCAAACCCTTTTTTAGGACAACAGAATGTGAGAGAAAATGCAGATGAAAATATGATTTCTGTAATTTTTGAGGGGTATAAACAACATCAGATTATTGCAGCAATGAAAGAAGTGCATCCTTATGAAGAAGTGGCGCACCAAATTTATTCTTTAGATAATGAAAACCAATATTCAGGATTGGGAATGTATGGCGAATTTGATCAGGAGATGGATGAAAAGGATTTTCTGAGATTTATTAAAGGTAAATTTAATGTTGAGGTGATTAAACATTCAGACTTTACAGGTAAAAAAATAAAAACAGTAGGAGTTTTGGGAGGTTCCGGAGCAAGCGGAATAAAGTCTGCTCTTGCAAAAAAATGTGATGCATACATCACCGGCGATCTTAAATATCATGATTATTTTCAGGCAGAATCTAAAATATTGCTTTGTGATGTAGGACATTATGAATCAGAACAATGGGTTGCTCAACAATTATTTGAAATTTTATCACAAAAAATTAGTACATTTGCAATCTTAAATTCTAGCGAAAAAACAAACCCAGTAAATTATTTCCTTTAG
- a CDS encoding ion transporter → MEREHNLVPGDKLWKRFLFRIIYRADTKLGKLFDITLLSLILVSTFIIMMESVPKLDKKYHVYFIISEWVISVFFTAEYWARIAVLKNKKHYIFSFFGIIDFLSLVPFYLSFFFPVTKYFLIFRMLRMLRVFRVFNLLDFMNDGSVIVRALRNSSRKIYIFLLFLIIFSVIVGSLMFMVEGGRPGFETIPQSIYWAVVTVTTVGYGDVSPITPMGKFFAVILMLAGYSIIAVPTGIVTAEMRNKRQNLELVCDRCGNEDIDDDARYCKQCGKKLA, encoded by the coding sequence ATGGAAAGAGAGCACAATCTTGTTCCTGGAGATAAACTTTGGAAGAGATTTTTGTTTAGGATCATTTACCGAGCAGATACAAAACTCGGAAAACTGTTTGATATTACGCTTTTATCGCTTATTTTGGTTAGCACTTTCATTATTATGATGGAAAGCGTGCCTAAACTTGATAAAAAATACCACGTTTATTTCATCATTTCTGAATGGGTGATCTCTGTATTTTTCACAGCAGAATATTGGGCAAGAATTGCTGTTTTAAAAAATAAGAAGCATTACATTTTCAGCTTTTTTGGTATTATTGATTTTCTTTCTTTGGTTCCGTTTTATCTGAGTTTCTTTTTTCCTGTGACCAAATATTTTCTGATCTTCAGAATGCTCAGAATGCTGCGTGTTTTCAGGGTTTTCAACCTGTTAGATTTTATGAATGATGGATCTGTCATTGTACGAGCTTTAAGAAACAGTTCAAGAAAAATATATATTTTCCTTTTATTTTTAATTATTTTTTCGGTGATCGTTGGTTCTCTGATGTTTATGGTGGAAGGCGGAAGACCTGGTTTTGAAACAATCCCGCAATCTATTTATTGGGCTGTAGTAACGGTAACAACAGTGGGTTATGGTGATGTTTCGCCGATCACTCCGATGGGGAAATTTTTTGCGGTTATTCTGATGCTTGCCGGTTATTCTATTATTGCGGTTCCTACAGGAATTGTAACGGCAGAAATGAGGAATAAAAGACAAAACTTGGAATTAGTCTGCGACCGATGCGGAAATGAGGATATTGATGATGATGCACGGTATTGTAAACAGTGTGGCAAGAAATTGGCATAA
- a CDS encoding Ig-like domain-containing protein encodes MLALTAGAYAQVGPPSAVNPNANNGYGFTQSSGAYTPLSASRTIWQSGATLSTDAISSLVTIPSFKYNGRTYNSIFISNNGFITFGTTPSVATTTTGLSADSSAPNTIEGAIAGFSANLVNANTTTSEIAYETVGSKFVVQFTDLKVSGGSATQLLNFQIQLDSSNNSIAIVYGTCASGSANGTGQIGLKGAEASDINNRVGADWTSTTVGTAATSSVTLGTTGGATIPASGLTFTYNPGTWITAPTTYATIPFTENFSNWANGNSTLDLPNASYWRTWPSRGDNSWRQSDISLSGFTSASGWSSVNGTATVASPATEPTARFHSYNCLYVSGYMDLYVNLSGSSGDRLLAFNYINPTGSDVLQIQLSTDGGNTFTNIGSPLGVQAAWAMKEFVLPSTSSTAILRFLATGDNGSDDIYVDNVNILINNTPPACTTITAPLNNATGVVIAPTITWASAVGTSSYKINLGTIPGGTDVLNSLDVANVLTYTIPAATPLLYGKLYYVTILPTNVNGTATGCTEFSFTTKNLNCPSVTAPASSATGVSTTPAFTWGAVTDATGYKLTIGTTAGGNNILNAFDLGNVTTYTLPTPLMIGTKYFYTINAYNSYNSSLSCTERSFTTAGCATVSAPAAAATGVSVTPTFTWTAAAGVTGYKLTIGSTVGGNNILNAFDVGNVTTYTLPTPLALGTKYYYTLNSYDASNTTAGCTERNFTTVTACPTVSAPASAATGVSVTPTFTWATNANATGYKITIGTTSGGNDVLNAFDVGNVLTYTLPTPLNNGIKYFYTISGYNATSTSLGCSERNFTTLVTCFAPTALAITGSSITTSGATATWTAPSTVPANGYEVYYSTSSTAPTFTTPLNATNSVTSTTTTASISGLLSSTVYYVWVRSVCIGPDRSSWTSVVSFATLCQPPTLLSTTGATVCPNTSATLSATADSGAIINWYNGMSGGASVATGTSFTTPALSTTTTYYADASYVNTSAGQARATYATVSATDASDYGLVFDATRAFKLNSVKVFLERNATTNLVVNLTNSTGTVLQTITIPAANLPTGGTTTTPVSYTIVLGWDINVGTGYRLMANSGPYMIRESALGGFPYSLGAAGNITSGYISGTSTSYYYFYSWDLTTVCTSSPRQSIVATVDSAGCPSLATGEVIANENNVKAYPNPFADVLNISDVSNVKSISVVDISGKLVKTFDKPESVLHLRELNSGMYLVILNMKDGSKQTIKAIKK; translated from the coding sequence ATGTTAGCTCTAACTGCTGGAGCTTATGCACAAGTAGGACCTCCTTCAGCTGTAAATCCAAATGCCAATAATGGTTATGGTTTTACACAATCTTCGGGAGCCTACACACCACTTTCGGCCAGCCGAACTATTTGGCAATCTGGAGCAACTCTTTCAACCGATGCTATTTCCAGTTTGGTAACAATACCATCCTTTAAGTATAATGGGAGGACGTATAATTCTATTTTTATTAGTAATAATGGGTTTATCACTTTTGGTACAACTCCTAGCGTAGCAACAACCACTACAGGTCTATCAGCTGATTCATCTGCTCCAAATACTATAGAAGGGGCAATTGCTGGTTTTTCGGCGAATTTAGTGAATGCTAATACAACAACTTCTGAAATTGCTTATGAAACGGTAGGCTCTAAATTTGTAGTACAATTTACAGATCTCAAAGTAAGCGGAGGTTCTGCTACTCAATTACTTAATTTTCAAATTCAATTGGATTCATCAAATAATTCAATTGCTATCGTTTATGGAACTTGTGCTTCGGGAAGCGCAAACGGAACAGGGCAGATTGGATTAAAAGGTGCAGAGGCTTCTGATATTAACAATAGAGTAGGGGCTGATTGGACCTCAACAACAGTTGGTACAGCAGCTACATCAAGTGTAACATTAGGGACTACTGGCGGAGCAACAATACCGGCATCTGGACTAACCTTTACATATAACCCAGGAACTTGGATTACTGCTCCAACTACATATGCAACAATTCCTTTTACTGAAAATTTTTCTAATTGGGCAAATGGAAATTCAACACTAGATTTACCTAATGCCTCATATTGGAGAACTTGGCCATCAAGAGGCGATAACTCTTGGAGACAAAGTGATATTTCTTTAAGTGGATTTACTTCAGCTTCGGGTTGGAGCTCAGTCAACGGAACCGCAACAGTAGCTTCTCCGGCTACTGAGCCTACGGCACGATTTCATTCTTATAACTGTTTATATGTTTCTGGATACATGGATTTATATGTAAATCTTTCTGGAAGTTCTGGTGATAGGCTTTTAGCATTTAATTATATTAATCCTACAGGTTCTGATGTTTTACAAATTCAATTATCTACAGACGGTGGAAACACTTTTACTAATATTGGTTCTCCTTTAGGAGTTCAGGCTGCGTGGGCTATGAAAGAGTTTGTTTTACCTTCAACAAGTAGTACAGCGATTTTAAGATTTTTAGCAACCGGAGATAATGGTAGTGATGATATCTATGTAGATAACGTAAATATATTAATTAATAACACTCCTCCTGCATGTACAACCATTACAGCTCCTCTTAATAATGCTACTGGAGTTGTTATTGCTCCCACAATTACTTGGGCTTCAGCTGTGGGGACATCTTCATATAAAATAAATTTAGGAACGATTCCTGGAGGTACTGATGTTCTTAATAGTCTTGATGTAGCGAATGTGCTTACTTATACAATACCTGCTGCAACTCCATTATTGTATGGCAAGCTATACTATGTAACAATTTTGCCTACAAATGTAAACGGTACAGCTACAGGATGTACGGAATTTTCTTTTACAACCAAAAACTTAAATTGTCCTTCTGTGACTGCTCCTGCATCATCTGCGACGGGAGTATCAACTACTCCTGCATTTACATGGGGTGCTGTAACAGACGCTACGGGATATAAGCTTACGATAGGTACTACAGCAGGCGGTAATAATATTTTGAATGCTTTTGATCTTGGAAATGTTACAACGTATACATTACCAACACCATTGATGATTGGAACAAAATATTTTTATACGATAAATGCTTATAATTCTTACAACTCTTCCTTAAGCTGTACTGAAAGAAGCTTTACTACTGCTGGCTGTGCAACTGTGAGTGCACCTGCTGCTGCTGCTACTGGTGTTTCTGTTACACCTACATTTACTTGGACTGCCGCTGCAGGAGTTACTGGTTATAAATTAACTATTGGATCAACTGTAGGTGGTAATAATATTTTAAATGCATTTGATGTAGGTAATGTGACTACTTATACATTACCAACGCCTTTGGCATTGGGAACAAAGTATTATTATACATTGAATAGTTATGATGCTTCAAACACTACTGCAGGATGTACGGAGAGAAACTTTACTACTGTTACTGCATGTCCTACTGTAAGTGCACCAGCTTCTGCTGCTACGGGAGTTTCTGTGACACCTACCTTCACTTGGGCGACTAATGCAAATGCAACAGGATATAAGATTACAATTGGAACTACTTCGGGTGGGAATGATGTGTTAAATGCTTTTGATGTAGGTAATGTTCTTACTTATACTTTACCAACTCCTCTAAATAATGGTATAAAGTATTTTTATACTATCAGTGGATACAATGCGACAAGCACATCTTTAGGATGTTCTGAAAGAAATTTTACGACTTTAGTTACTTGTTTTGCACCTACTGCTTTGGCAATAACTGGTTCAAGTATTACAACATCTGGAGCTACGGCAACTTGGACTGCTCCTTCTACAGTTCCAGCTAACGGATATGAGGTGTATTATAGTACTTCGAGTACAGCTCCGACATTTACAACTCCTTTAAATGCTACAAACTCTGTTACTTCGACTACTACTACTGCTTCTATAAGTGGATTATTATCATCTACAGTATATTATGTTTGGGTAAGATCAGTGTGTATTGGTCCTGATAGAAGCTCATGGACTTCAGTAGTGTCTTTTGCTACATTGTGTCAACCACCTACGCTTCTTTCCACTACAGGAGCAACAGTTTGTCCTAATACTTCAGCTACCCTTTCGGCAACAGCAGATTCGGGAGCAATAATTAATTGGTATAATGGAATGAGTGGTGGTGCTTCTGTGGCAACAGGTACTAGTTTTACTACACCAGCTTTATCAACAACTACAACTTATTATGCAGATGCATCGTATGTAAATACTTCGGCGGGGCAGGCAAGAGCAACATATGCGACAGTAAGTGCTACTGATGCAAGTGATTATGGATTAGTATTTGATGCTACTAGAGCGTTTAAACTTAATTCTGTTAAAGTTTTCTTAGAGAGAAATGCTACGACTAACTTAGTGGTTAATTTAACTAATAGTACAGGAACTGTACTTCAAACTATAACTATTCCGGCAGCGAATTTACCTACTGGTGGAACAACAACTACTCCTGTAAGCTATACAATTGTTTTAGGATGGGATATTAATGTTGGTACTGGCTATAGATTGATGGCAAATTCTGGTCCTTATATGATAAGAGAGAGTGCTTTAGGAGGTTTTCCTTATTCTCTTGGAGCGGCTGGAAATATTACTTCAGGTTATATTAGTGGTACTAGTACCTCATACTATTACTTCTATAGTTGGGATTTAACGACTGTATGTACTTCTTCGCCAAGACAATCAATCGTTGCAACCGTTGACTCTGCTGGATGTCCTAGTTTAGCTACTGGTGAAGTTATTGCAAATGAAAACAATGTTAAAGCTTATCCAAATCCATTTGCAGATGTGTTAAATATTTCAGATGTATCAAATGTGAAATCTATATCTGTGGTAGATATTTCAGGTAAATTGGTTAAAACATTTGATAAGCCAGAATCTGTACTTCATTTAAGAGAATTAAATTCAGGAATGTATTTAGTTATTCTGAATATGAAAGATGGTTCTAAGCAAACTATCAAAGCAATTAAAAAATAA